The following are encoded together in the Buteo buteo chromosome 2, bButBut1.hap1.1, whole genome shotgun sequence genome:
- the JMJD4 gene encoding 2-oxoglutarate and iron-dependent oxygenase JMJD4 codes for MDRATFACSTAFFRDYNSSSQGAFCLPGGHVDFIEKVESFTYSDFFRDYLIPNHPCIFSAKFTEDWSSRRNWVTWDGKPNFDHLLQQFGEAVVPVANCDVKEYNSNPKEEFPFKEYIKYWKEYIKNDYRSSRGCLYLKDWHLSRAFPEQDVYTTPVYFSSDWLNEYWDAIAVDDYRFVYMGPKGSWTPFHADVFRSYSWSANICGRKRWLLYPAGQEEYLKDRHGNLPFDVTAPSLQDRSVYPRYNQSQPPVEIVQEAGEIVFIPSGWHHQVYNLEDTISINHNWVNGCNVAIMWCFLQDELAAVQREINEWKDPMDDWHLQCQLIMKSCTGIDYKEFYNFLKVIAENRISVLENGLDDEASAKNTPKAAISTLGMLHAVFDLKRTVKVLTSLSANEDFKKLDLTSLSPPPEALLHHLKAAIDTALL; via the exons ATGGACAGGGCAACATTTGCCTGTTCCACTGCCTTTTTTCGTGACTACAACAGTTCATCTCAGGGTGCGTTCTGTCTCCCCGGAGGACACGTTGACTTTATTGAAAAAGTAGAATCATTCACTTACTCAGACTTTTTCCGGGATTATTTGATTCCCAACCATCCCTGTATTTTCTCAGCTAAGTTCACTGAAgactggagcagcaggagaaattGGGTTACTTGGGATGGAAAGCCTAACTTTGATCATCTGCTGCAGCAGTTTG GAGAGGCTGTAGTACCTGTTGCCAACTGTGATGTCAAGGAGTACAATTCTAACCCAAAGGAGGAGTTCCCCTTCAAGGAGTATATAAAGTACTGGAAAGAGTACATTAAAAATGACTACCGTTCATCCCGAGGGTGCCTTTATCTAAAGGACTGGCACCTGAGCAG AGCTTTCCCCGAGCAAGATGTATATACAACCCCTGTGTATTTCTCATCCGACTGGCTGAATGAATACTGGGATGCTATAGCTGTGGATGATTACCGGTTTGTCTACATGGGACCTAAAGGTTCATG GACTCCATTCCATGCTGATGTCTTCCGTTCCTATAGCTGGTCGGCCAATATATGCGGGAGAAAGAGATGGCTGTTATACCCCGCAGGACAGGAGGAGTATCTGAAAGACCGCCATGGCAACTTGCCCTTCGACGTGACTGCACCTAGTCTTCAGGACAGGAGTGTTTACCCTCGCTACAACCAAAGTCAACCCCCTGTTGAAATTGTGCAGGAAGCAGGGGAGATAGTCTTCATCCCCAGTGGATGGCATCATCAAGTTTACAATCTG GAGGATACTATTTCCATTAACCACAACTGGGTGAATGGCTGCAATGTGGCTATAATGTGGTGCTTCCTCCAGGATGAATTAGCAGCTGTCCAGCGGGAAATCAATGAATGGAAGGACCCTATGGATGATTGGCACCTACAATGCCAG ttgATCATGAAGTCTTGCACGGGTATAGACTACAAAGAGTTCTACAACTTCCTCAAAGTTATTGCAGAGAACAGGATTTCTGTCTTGGAAAATGGCCTCGATGATGAAGCTTCGGCAAAGAACACTCCAAAAGCAGCCATTTCCACCTTGGGCATGCTCCATGCAGTGTTTGATTTAAAGAGGACTGTGAAGGTGTTAACATCATTGAGTGCTAATGAAGATTTCAAGAAACTAGACCTGACGTCACTTTCTCCACCTCCTGAGGCATTGCTCCACCACTTGAAAGCAGCAATAGATACAGCGCTACTCTAA